The proteins below come from a single Streptococcus porcinus genomic window:
- a CDS encoding MptD family putative ECF transporter S component, with protein sequence MRENKLKIKDLVTIGVFAVIYFVVMFGVGMIGMVPILFLIYPSILGIVTGTILMLFMSKVQKPWALFILGMLSPLLMFAMGHTYIIAVHALVVMIIAEMIRRAGGYNSFKYNMFAFAIFNTWICGSLMQMLWAKEKYIELSMMMGKEYVDALEKLITYPHMAIVYIGALVSGIIGAYIGKALLKKHFNKAGIV encoded by the coding sequence ATGAGAGAAAATAAACTAAAGATCAAAGATTTAGTAACCATTGGTGTATTTGCAGTTATCTATTTTGTAGTAATGTTCGGTGTGGGAATGATAGGAATGGTACCTATTTTATTCTTAATCTATCCTAGCATCCTTGGAATTGTTACAGGTACGATTCTTATGTTATTTATGTCGAAGGTACAAAAACCTTGGGCGTTATTTATACTTGGTATGCTTTCACCATTATTAATGTTTGCGATGGGGCACACCTATATAATAGCTGTACATGCTCTTGTTGTCATGATTATTGCTGAAATGATTAGAAGGGCAGGTGGATACAATTCTTTTAAATATAATATGTTTGCTTTTGCAATTTTTAATACATGGATTTGTGGCTCACTTATGCAAATGCTATGGGCAAAAGAAAAATATATTGAATTATCAATGATGATGGGAAAAGAATATGTGGATGCTTTAGAAAAGCTAATCACCTATCCACATATGGCAATAGTTTATATTGGTGCTCTTGTTAGTGGAATAATTGGAGCATATATTGGAAAGGCACTTCTTAAGAAACACTTTAACAAAGCGGGTATCGTTTAA
- a CDS encoding energy-coupling factor transporter transmembrane component T translates to MWSVKKNSLNPNSITKFFVVGLLGLTVVHSIHPVLEWMVIFVISIMYLMNGLKKEALKNVIIFGVLFLAPNFKILAQLPFFIKMFFSLIFVLRMFYIPYAAGKFLIKTSDVGSIISSMDVLKIPSAISIPVAVMFRFFPSFVEEKNNIKMAMKIRGIETKNPLKYLEYVAVPLLIISSNIADDISKAAETKCIANPIKKTRYIRVGVGVIDFIYAMTMTIIVIGGWLCLK, encoded by the coding sequence ATGTGGTCTGTGAAGAAAAATAGCCTAAACCCAAATTCCATAACGAAGTTTTTCGTTGTGGGATTGTTGGGATTGACTGTTGTACATTCAATTCATCCTGTTTTGGAGTGGATGGTTATATTTGTAATTTCTATCATGTATTTGATGAATGGATTAAAAAAAGAAGCGTTAAAAAATGTCATTATATTCGGAGTTTTATTTCTTGCTCCTAATTTTAAAATATTAGCTCAATTACCATTTTTTATAAAAATGTTTTTTTCTTTAATTTTTGTGCTTCGTATGTTTTATATTCCATATGCAGCAGGTAAATTTTTGATTAAAACATCAGATGTGGGAAGTATTATTTCATCTATGGATGTTTTAAAAATACCGAGTGCTATATCCATACCTGTTGCAGTTATGTTTCGCTTTTTTCCATCTTTTGTTGAAGAAAAGAATAATATAAAAATGGCAATGAAAATAAGAGGGATAGAGACAAAAAACCCTTTGAAATACTTAGAGTATGTAGCTGTACCTCTTTTAATTATTTCGTCAAATATTGCAGATGATATATCAAAGGCGGCAGAAACAAAATGTATTGCCAACCCTATAAAAAAGACAAGATATATTAGAGTAGGAGTTGGTGTAATTGATTTTATTTATGCTATGACGATGACAATAATAGTTATAGGAGGGTGGTTATGCTTGAAATAA
- a CDS encoding ABC transporter ATP-binding protein, whose amino-acid sequence MLEIKNLSLSYEENKKVLDDISLIANEGECILITGESGSGKSSIINSINGLAFAFENASIEGNIKINNKEIKDLELYEISLIIASVFQNPKTHFFNVNTTLELLFYLENIGVSPEEMDVRMKEMLKIFPIEYLLGRNIFELSGGEKQILCVASCYISGCKIIVLDEPSSNLDDKHIDVLTKMLEILKEKKATLILSEHRIYYLMNLIDRVYLIKQGKIKETFNKEDFLSLPKEYLTRSGLRSRDKTPLAKSQRPSGKDFIIQTMNIDFEDKCELRLDNVSFDLGKIYGIVGRNGCGKSTFLRSITGLNKKDKSEITFECQKLIEKERIKNSSLVMQDVNHQLFTESVEEELQLGVKDLSKEKINRILLGLGLNELKSRHPMSLSGGQKQRVAIASVICKNSTFVYFDEPTSGMDYNNMIKIANLIKEMSNEKNIIFIVSHDTEFLNEVADAILNLEEFEVIDNANKHDN is encoded by the coding sequence ATGCTTGAAATAAAAAATCTTTCGTTATCCTATGAGGAAAACAAAAAGGTGTTAGATGACATTTCTCTAATCGCCAATGAAGGAGAATGTATTTTAATTACTGGTGAAAGTGGTAGTGGTAAATCTTCTATTATAAATTCAATCAATGGATTAGCTTTTGCCTTTGAAAATGCTAGTATTGAAGGAAACATTAAGATAAATAATAAAGAAATAAAAGATTTAGAACTATATGAAATATCTTTAATTATAGCGAGTGTTTTTCAGAATCCAAAAACTCATTTTTTCAATGTAAATACAACACTTGAGCTACTATTTTATTTAGAAAATATTGGAGTATCACCAGAAGAGATGGATGTTCGTATGAAAGAAATGTTAAAAATTTTTCCTATAGAATATTTACTTGGAAGAAATATTTTTGAATTATCTGGAGGTGAAAAGCAAATTTTATGTGTTGCTTCTTGCTATATTTCAGGGTGTAAAATTATAGTTCTTGATGAACCATCCTCAAATTTAGATGATAAGCATATTGATGTTCTTACAAAAATGTTGGAGATATTAAAAGAAAAAAAGGCAACACTTATTCTATCAGAGCATAGAATTTATTACTTAATGAATTTGATAGATCGTGTTTATTTGATTAAGCAAGGGAAAATAAAAGAGACCTTTAACAAAGAAGATTTTTTATCTTTGCCAAAAGAATATTTGACTCGCTCTGGACTTCGTTCTAGAGACAAAACTCCTTTAGCTAAAAGTCAAAGACCAAGCGGCAAGGATTTTATAATTCAAACAATGAATATTGATTTTGAAGATAAATGCGAACTAAGACTAGACAATGTATCGTTTGATTTAGGTAAAATTTACGGTATTGTTGGAAGAAACGGGTGTGGCAAATCAACTTTTTTGCGTTCAATAACAGGGTTAAATAAAAAAGATAAAAGTGAAATTACTTTTGAATGTCAAAAATTAATTGAAAAAGAAAGAATAAAAAACTCCAGTTTAGTTATGCAAGATGTTAATCATCAGCTTTTTACAGAATCTGTAGAGGAAGAATTACAACTAGGGGTTAAGGATTTAAGTAAAGAAAAAATAAACAGAATTCTTTTAGGTTTAGGACTCAATGAGTTAAAGTCTAGACATCCTATGAGTTTATCAGGTGGACAAAAACAAAGAGTGGCAATTGCTTCTGTTATTTGTAAAAATTCTACCTTCGTGTACTTTGATGAGCCAACGAGTGGAATGGATTATAACAATATGATAAAAATTGCAAATCTGATTAAAGAAATGAGCAATGAAAAAAACATTATATTCATTGTATCTCATGACACTGAATTTTTAAATGAGGTGGCGGATGCAATCCTTAATTTAGAAGAATTTGAAGTAATAGATAATGCTAATAAGCATGATAATTAA
- a CDS encoding MATE family efflux transporter: MKQDMKEQLLTKKPIDLLFQLSIPAVIGMIVIGLYPLMDGIFAGKIIGQTAMTACGVAMPLTFFNSGVSTLLGVGSASVLSRAIGKGDQKTIDKIMSNLVFWVILFSIIITVGGILLAPHFLSMVGATGEIKAYGIRYLRVIFIGSLFVNFTQSANMVMRGEGLMKKAMMIMGLGSLLNIILDPILMIIMGEYAIEGAALATVIAQFVQAVITLHYFLKKSKVVKIHKIKSDSEIKKEMFGVGSSAMMMQILFMIQQTMLYKMAFKYGGDSNGILMAASLRMYAFSFIPLWGMSQGLQPVVGTNFGAKQYHRVREAMKVFSIGGLILAAIFWIPSLLFSSQILSLFGVESNIISQGVGNFRLFYSVFILYGVMVMSITFFQSIGNGKKAGIIVMLRQLILFVPAMIILPMIFGVKAVWFTQPLVDFIMIVVGLCMMLGELKKMSNIVIKA, from the coding sequence ATGAAACAAGATATGAAAGAACAATTATTAACCAAAAAACCAATAGATTTACTCTTTCAGCTATCAATTCCTGCTGTTATAGGAATGATAGTAATAGGTCTATATCCTTTGATGGACGGAATATTTGCAGGGAAAATTATAGGGCAGACAGCAATGACTGCTTGCGGTGTTGCTATGCCACTTACATTCTTTAACAGTGGAGTTTCAACTTTGCTTGGGGTAGGCTCTGCATCTGTTCTATCACGAGCAATTGGAAAAGGTGACCAAAAAACAATAGATAAAATTATGAGTAATTTAGTGTTTTGGGTGATTTTATTTTCAATAATTATTACAGTCGGAGGGATATTACTTGCACCACATTTTTTATCTATGGTAGGTGCGACAGGAGAAATTAAAGCTTATGGTATTAGATACCTTAGAGTGATTTTCATTGGCTCATTATTTGTAAACTTCACACAATCAGCCAATATGGTTATGCGTGGTGAAGGATTGATGAAAAAAGCTATGATGATTATGGGACTTGGGTCTTTACTAAATATTATTCTTGATCCAATTTTAATGATAATTATGGGTGAATATGCCATTGAAGGCGCTGCCCTTGCAACTGTTATAGCACAGTTTGTTCAAGCTGTTATAACACTTCATTACTTTTTGAAAAAGAGTAAAGTAGTTAAAATCCATAAGATAAAATCTGATTCGGAAATAAAAAAAGAAATGTTCGGAGTAGGTTCATCAGCTATGATGATGCAGATTTTATTTATGATTCAACAAACGATGCTATATAAGATGGCGTTCAAATATGGTGGGGATTCAAATGGAATTTTGATGGCAGCCTCACTAAGAATGTATGCTTTCTCGTTTATCCCTCTTTGGGGAATGAGTCAGGGGTTACAGCCTGTTGTCGGAACAAACTTTGGAGCGAAACAATATCATAGAGTAAGAGAAGCAATGAAAGTTTTTTCTATTGGAGGACTTATTCTTGCGGCCATATTTTGGATTCCGTCTTTATTATTTTCAAGTCAAATACTATCCTTGTTTGGTGTAGAATCAAATATTATTTCTCAAGGTGTTGGGAATTTTAGATTATTTTATTCCGTATTTATTTTGTATGGTGTAATGGTTATGAGTATAACATTCTTCCAATCCATCGGAAATGGAAAGAAAGCTGGGATTATTGTCATGCTTAGGCAACTGATATTATTTGTTCCTGCAATGATTATTTTACCAATGATATTTGGAGTAAAAGCAGTCTGGTTCACTCAGCCTTTAGTAGATTTTATAATGATTGTTGTTGGTTTATGTATGATGCTTGGGGAACTTAAGAAGATGAGCAACATAGTAATAAAGGCTTAG
- a CDS encoding sigma-70 family RNA polymerase sigma factor yields the protein MSKEYYLYVNGQKVKVSEQIYKVYWREKEHEKYLEQVDKKNHLLFFSSMDHDGHFTDNIVDESIDVAKIVETQMMIEALKKAISRLNAEERDIIERLYFNDETVRSVAKLKSITHPALIKRRNKILEKLKNFIGEL from the coding sequence ATGTCAAAAGAATATTACCTTTATGTCAATGGGCAAAAGGTTAAAGTCAGCGAGCAGATATATAAAGTCTACTGGCGAGAAAAAGAACACGAAAAGTATTTAGAGCAAGTGGACAAGAAAAACCACTTGCTCTTTTTTTCTTCAATGGATCATGATGGACACTTCACAGACAACATTGTTGATGAAAGCATTGATGTAGCAAAGATTGTTGAAACACAGATGATGATTGAAGCGTTAAAAAAAGCTATATCAAGGCTCAATGCAGAAGAAAGAGATATTATTGAACGCTTGTATTTCAATGATGAGACGGTTCGTTCAGTGGCAAAGCTCAAAAGTATTACACATCCGGCTTTAATCAAAAGAAGAAACAAAATTCTTGAAAAGCTGAAAAATTTCATCGGAGAACTTTAA